A portion of the Caldanaerobius fijiensis DSM 17918 genome contains these proteins:
- a CDS encoding S24/S26 family peptidase — MKVKVKGNSMLPALCNSDIVIIETTDCYIVVELIREKLIVHLVIEINNDVVLMRGDNNASENNKV; from the coding sequence ATAAAGGTTAAAGTCAAAGGAAATAGTATGTTACCCGCTTTATGTAATAGTGATATTGTTATAATTGAAACTACAGATTGTTACATAGTAGTAGAATTAATAAGAGAGAAGCTTATTGTACATCTAGTAATAGAGATAAATAATGATGTGGTGTTAATGAGGGGAGACAATAATGCTTCAGAAAATAACAAAGTTTAA